A region of the Rickettsiales bacterium Ac37b genome:
TTAAAAGCTTTTACCATAGCGTAATACTAGCTTTGTGTATATTAATAGTTGTAATATTTATTATTTTAGATATTAAAAAACATCATACTTTATTAACATTCAAAACTACGGTATTAGATTTTATTTCTCCACCCATCCAAATTATATATGAAGAATTATACAGCTTAAAAACTGCTATGAAATCATTAAAAGAGCTTCCTAATTTAAAACATGAAAATATTAGATTAAAACAAGAGAATTATTTATTGAAACAACAATATAATATAGCCCTACAATTAAAAATTGAAAATCAACAATTACATAAATTACTAAATTTTGTCCATAATTTAGATTATACTTATACAACTACCAGAGTTATTAATAACTTTAATACACCTTATATTAAATCTATTTTGATTACTGCAGGAAAAGATTGTGGTATATACAAAGGACAAATTGTGATTAATAATGACGGATTAGTTGGAAGAGTACAAGATG
Encoded here:
- a CDS encoding Rod shape-determining protein MreC; this encodes MNIIDRNKNFWFFRLTALIKSFYHSVILALCILIVVIFIILDIKKHHTLLTFKTTVLDFISPPIQIIYEELYSLKTAMKSLKELPNLKHENIRLKQENYLLKQQYNIALQLKIENQQLHKLLNFVHNLDYTYTTTRVINNFNTPYIKSILITAGKDCGIYKGQIVINNDGLVGRVQDVAHKTSRVLLITDLHSRVPVITINSRERGIAKGTNTDHLSLLYTTDNSNISVGEIVVTSDDGEFFPPGILVGIISEVKGGRITITPAVQLNILDTALIIGYPKSEFKLGNN